One Arthrobacter sp. StoSoilB20 DNA segment encodes these proteins:
- a CDS encoding Rv2175c family DNA-binding protein, with translation MSNVESLVSDWLPLPDVAELLEVSITKVHGLLDERALVAIRRGERNIRSIPALFIQDGHPVDSLKGTIAVLSDAGYNDEELIIWLFTPDESLRGRPIDALREGRKTEIRRRAQSLAW, from the coding sequence GTGAGTAATGTAGAAAGCCTTGTTTCCGACTGGCTCCCCTTGCCGGATGTCGCCGAGCTGCTGGAAGTTTCCATCACCAAAGTCCACGGGCTCTTGGATGAACGCGCACTGGTTGCCATCAGGCGGGGAGAACGGAATATCCGCTCAATCCCGGCCTTGTTTATCCAGGATGGTCATCCTGTCGACAGCTTAAAGGGAACCATCGCGGTTCTCAGCGATGCCGGTTACAACGACGAAGAGCTGATCATCTGGCTCTTCACCCCTGACGAATCACTGCGTGGGCGCCCGATTGACGCCCTGCGCGAGGGACGTAAAACCGAGATCAGGCGTCGCGCCCAGTCTTTGGCCTGGTAA
- a CDS encoding LysM peptidoglycan-binding domain-containing protein, which produces MTTPRSPKRTMSMPVIAATTAALPAVVLSSLALAQPSMASPAPQPRKVPATLAAAMKAQAVNAGNVIPAQAVAATLPAALRPMAPSVPDTYTIVRGDTISAIARRFNLDTNAVLQLNKLSATTLIYPGQTIKLTGTATPAPSQPSAPAQPSAPAAPSNATIYTVVSGDTLGAIAAKHGVPLSSIFSWNNLNGSSIIYPGQKIKVSGGSAPSAPAAPAPAAPAPAPVAGSGSYTIKAGDTLSSIASRHGVSLSALMTANNVSATTVIYPGQKLTIPGTGLQPAGETKPLVPSTFLGFTYPAAVVSSANENKALLNASPVPSRAEMKGIVADTARRMGVSPSLALAFAEQESGFDQRAVSPANAIGTMQVIPSSGQWASDLVGRKLNLLDPYDNATAGVAIIRALIATSKDLDTAIAGYYQGQYSVSKYGMYDDTKRYVESIKARQRTFG; this is translated from the coding sequence ATGACGACGCCCCGCTCGCCGAAACGAACCATGAGCATGCCGGTCATTGCGGCAACCACGGCTGCGCTTCCCGCCGTGGTTTTGTCCTCGCTTGCCCTGGCCCAGCCATCCATGGCTTCTCCGGCACCCCAGCCCCGCAAAGTCCCGGCCACGCTTGCTGCAGCAATGAAGGCGCAAGCCGTCAACGCCGGCAATGTCATCCCCGCACAGGCTGTTGCCGCAACGTTGCCCGCAGCCCTGCGCCCCATGGCTCCTTCGGTTCCGGATACCTACACAATCGTCCGCGGCGATACGATCAGCGCCATCGCCCGTCGCTTCAACCTCGATACCAACGCCGTCCTGCAGCTGAACAAGTTGTCGGCCACCACGTTGATCTACCCGGGCCAGACCATCAAGCTCACGGGAACGGCCACGCCCGCCCCATCCCAGCCTTCCGCCCCGGCCCAGCCGTCGGCCCCGGCAGCTCCCAGCAACGCCACCATCTACACCGTCGTCTCCGGTGACACCCTCGGTGCCATCGCCGCCAAGCACGGTGTGCCCTTGTCCAGCATTTTCAGCTGGAACAACCTCAACGGCAGCTCCATCATCTATCCGGGCCAGAAGATCAAGGTCAGCGGCGGATCTGCGCCCTCCGCCCCCGCAGCTCCTGCACCCGCAGCTCCTGCACCTGCCCCCGTTGCAGGCTCGGGCTCCTACACCATCAAGGCAGGCGATACCCTCAGTTCCATCGCCTCGCGCCACGGGGTTTCCCTGAGCGCGCTCATGACCGCCAACAACGTTTCCGCAACCACGGTCATCTACCCCGGCCAGAAACTCACCATTCCGGGCACCGGACTCCAGCCTGCCGGCGAGACCAAGCCCTTGGTTCCCAGCACCTTCCTGGGCTTTACTTACCCCGCTGCCGTCGTCAGTTCGGCCAACGAGAACAAAGCCCTGCTCAACGCCTCACCGGTGCCCAGCCGCGCCGAGATGAAAGGCATTGTGGCTGACACCGCAAGGCGCATGGGCGTCAGCCCATCCCTGGCTCTTGCCTTCGCGGAACAGGAATCCGGTTTTGACCAGCGGGCAGTTTCCCCTGCCAACGCCATCGGCACCATGCAGGTCATCCCGTCCTCCGGCCAGTGGGCCTCGGACCTGGTGGGCCGTAAGCTAAACCTTTTGGATCCGTACGACAACGCGACGGCCGGTGTCGCCATCATCCGCGCACTGATCGCCACCAGCAAGGACCTGGATACCGCGATTGCCGGCTACTACCAGGGCCAGTACTCGGTCAGCAAGTACGGCATGTATGACGACACCAAGCGGTACGTCGAATCGATCAAAGCCCGCCAGCGCACGTTCGGCTAG
- the pknB gene encoding Stk1 family PASTA domain-containing Ser/Thr kinase, with translation MVQEPTQDQLIGTMVDGRYLVRSRLAKGGMSTVYLATDQRLERDVALKVLHPHLANDPTFLQRLSREAKAAASLSHPHIVGVLDQGEDGHVAYLVMEYVKGHTLRDVLSEQGALAPRLALALIDPVIEGLAAAHGSGLIHRDIKPENVLIADDGRIKVGDFGLARAVSANTSTGALIGTVAYLAPELVLGQPADARSDIYSAGIMLYEMLTGQQPYAGDSPIQVAYQHVNSLVGRPSDIAPGLAEDLDELVQWCTAADAENRPVNGTALLTELRHIRTTLSDEQLDHKQSHDHSPYPTAATTALNGGAEHPTEALSTTASPTEFISHQSNPTTIMAAGGSALQHSKASTGGDVDQDLRQPGKRELKRLEKQQSKDRARAAATPVRPLREGNPRRRGVIWAIVIVILAMLAASAGWFFGMGPGSPGTVPDVKNKTVAEAQQLLRTAGFQSEPRDVFDDDILAGLAVGTEPESGAEVRKFQSITLFVSKGAQLFPLPDLTGGTLDEAKTALNVAEMALGNVTEAFDEKIPAGVVIAQDPAKGKEVRHGTPVALEVSKGPQPIPVPDVRGKTQDAAVKAIQDAGLKAVIAPETVNDKSVPKGAVVSQAPANGTLIRGESVTITVSKGPKLVSVPSFIGKQAAEAERELKKLGFKVEVNKILGGFFGTVRDQNPVNTEVPEDSVVTLTVV, from the coding sequence ATGGTGCAAGAACCAACGCAGGACCAGCTCATTGGAACCATGGTGGACGGCCGGTATTTGGTCCGTTCCCGGCTTGCCAAGGGCGGAATGTCCACTGTCTACCTGGCCACGGACCAGCGCCTTGAGCGCGACGTAGCCCTCAAAGTCCTGCACCCGCACCTGGCAAACGATCCCACCTTCCTCCAGCGGCTCAGCCGCGAAGCAAAAGCGGCCGCGAGCCTTTCCCACCCGCACATTGTGGGCGTTTTGGACCAAGGCGAAGACGGGCACGTGGCCTACCTGGTGATGGAGTACGTCAAGGGCCACACTCTCCGCGACGTCCTCAGCGAACAAGGAGCCTTGGCGCCGAGGCTGGCCCTGGCCCTGATCGATCCCGTGATCGAAGGACTGGCTGCCGCCCACGGCTCCGGCTTGATCCACCGGGACATCAAACCCGAGAACGTCCTGATCGCGGACGACGGCCGGATCAAGGTGGGCGACTTTGGCCTTGCCCGGGCAGTCTCGGCGAACACCAGCACCGGAGCCCTGATCGGAACCGTAGCGTACCTGGCTCCCGAGCTGGTTCTCGGCCAACCCGCAGATGCCCGCAGCGACATCTATTCTGCCGGCATCATGCTCTACGAGATGCTGACCGGCCAGCAACCCTATGCCGGCGACTCCCCCATCCAGGTGGCCTACCAACACGTCAACTCCCTGGTGGGACGCCCCTCGGACATTGCTCCCGGCTTGGCCGAAGACCTCGATGAACTGGTTCAGTGGTGCACGGCTGCCGATGCCGAGAACCGGCCTGTGAACGGGACGGCGTTGCTGACCGAACTCCGCCATATCCGGACCACGCTGTCCGACGAACAGCTCGATCACAAGCAGAGCCACGACCACAGCCCATACCCCACCGCTGCAACAACTGCCCTCAACGGCGGCGCGGAGCATCCCACGGAAGCCTTGTCCACCACGGCCTCCCCCACCGAGTTCATCAGCCACCAGAGCAACCCGACCACCATCATGGCGGCCGGGGGTTCGGCCCTTCAGCACTCCAAAGCATCAACCGGTGGCGACGTCGACCAGGACCTCCGGCAACCCGGCAAGCGCGAGCTGAAGAGGCTCGAGAAGCAACAGAGCAAGGACCGTGCCCGGGCCGCGGCAACCCCCGTGCGCCCGCTCAGGGAAGGCAATCCCCGCCGCCGGGGCGTCATCTGGGCCATCGTGATCGTTATCCTGGCGATGCTCGCAGCTTCTGCCGGATGGTTTTTCGGCATGGGCCCGGGCTCCCCCGGGACCGTACCGGACGTCAAGAACAAGACAGTGGCCGAGGCACAGCAACTCCTCCGAACGGCTGGATTCCAGTCGGAGCCGCGCGACGTCTTCGACGACGACATCCTGGCCGGACTCGCCGTCGGAACTGAACCCGAATCCGGTGCCGAAGTCCGGAAGTTCCAGTCCATCACCCTCTTCGTCTCCAAGGGCGCCCAGCTGTTCCCGCTGCCGGATTTGACCGGCGGCACCCTGGATGAAGCCAAGACAGCACTCAATGTCGCCGAAATGGCCCTGGGGAACGTCACCGAAGCCTTTGATGAGAAAATCCCTGCCGGCGTCGTGATTGCCCAGGACCCGGCCAAGGGCAAGGAAGTACGTCACGGCACGCCTGTGGCCCTGGAGGTCTCCAAAGGGCCGCAGCCGATTCCGGTTCCGGACGTACGCGGGAAGACGCAGGATGCCGCCGTCAAAGCCATTCAGGATGCCGGGTTGAAGGCAGTGATCGCTCCGGAGACCGTCAATGACAAGTCGGTCCCCAAAGGGGCTGTGGTCAGCCAGGCCCCGGCCAATGGCACGCTCATTCGCGGTGAGTCCGTGACGATTACGGTGTCCAAGGGGCCCAAATTGGTCTCCGTTCCCAGCTTCATCGGCAAGCAGGCTGCCGAGGCTGAGAGGGAGTTGAAGAAGCTGGGCTTCAAGGTGGAGGTCAACAAGATCCTGGGCGGCTTCTTTGGTACCGTCCGCGACCAAAACCCGGTCAATACCGAAGTGCCGGAAGACTCCGTGGTGACACTGACTGTCGTGTAG